One stretch of Prunus persica cultivar Lovell chromosome G1, Prunus_persica_NCBIv2, whole genome shotgun sequence DNA includes these proteins:
- the LOC18792162 gene encoding LOW QUALITY PROTEIN: uncharacterized protein LOC18792162 (The sequence of the model RefSeq protein was modified relative to this genomic sequence to represent the inferred CDS: deleted 1 base in 1 codon) encodes MAPPSLLGPPELTNPTYTSPPQSQPVPDPDRDPKPEPATGEPFVDLMVSNFNDIAMDNKLPMGLTENDSATYLSTGNPCLDFFFHVVPDTPADYVNNQLPLAWTHSAPTTLKLICNLRGVRGTGKSDKEHFHTAAVWLHNHHPKTLACNLRSFADFGYIKDLPEILYRLLEGEDVRRKQKDALKERKSAGGRKKHRLGCDLSPEAVPFKKIKTGGEKKAAKKDMSKEENEAKEKEWVKWEKEKASVLRKAKKIAMAKKAVAKYGSDPDFRFLHERVSDLFAELLKADMENLKSNQSNKISLAAKWCPSIDSSFDRATLICESIARKVFPRESYKEYEGMEETHYAYRVRDRLRKEVLVPLRKVLELPEVYMGAKQWGSLPYNRVASVAMKNYKRFFLKHDKERFKKYLEDVKAGKAKMAAGALLPHEIIGSVEEGDVGEVAELQWKRMVEDMLKLGKMKNCLAVCDVSGSMCGTPMEVAIALGLLVSELSEDPWKGLVITFSRNPQLHLVKGDDLKTKCQFVRDMEFDMNTDFQKVFDLLLRVAVKGNLKPENMIKRVFVFSDMEFDEASANSWETDYDVIQKKFREHGYGNAIPQLVFWNLRDSRSTPVPGNQPGVALLSGFSKNLLKLFMDNNGEIRPDEFMELAISEKISEAVVHDDLSTDEFSWSFVC; translated from the exons ATGGCTCCTCCCAGTCTTCTCGGTCCTCCAGAGCTCACCAATCCCACCTACACCTCACCGCCCCAATCTCAACCTGTACCCGACCCCGACCGCGACCCCAAACCCGAACCCGCCACCGGCGAACCCTTCGTTGACCTCATGGTCTCAAATTTCAACGACATAGCGATGGACAACAAACTCCCGATGGGCTTGACCGAGAATGATTCCGCCACCTATCTCTCCACCGGCAACCCCTGCCtcgatttcttcttccacgTGGTGCCGGACACCCCCGCCGACTACGTCAACAACCAGCTCCCGCTGGCCTGGACCCACAGCGCGCCGACCACGCTCAAGCTCATCTGCAACCTCCGCGGCGTACGCGGCACCGGAAAGTCTGACAAGGAACACTTCCACACGGCGGCGGTTTGgctccacaaccaccaccccAAAACCCTCGCCTGCAATCTCAGGTCCTTTGCGGACTTCGGTTATATCAAGGACCTACCCGAAATTCTCTACCGCCTTCTAGAAGGCGAGGACGTGCGGAGGAAACAGAAGGATGcgttgaaggaaagaaaatccGCCGGCGGCAGGAAGAAACATAGGTTGGGCTGTGACTTGAGCCCCGAAGCCGTTCCGTTCAAGAAAATCAAGACCGGGGGAGAGaaaaaagccgccaaaaaggACATGTCGAAGGAGGAAAATGAAGCGAAGGAGAAGGAGTGGGTAAAatgggaaaaggaaaaggcaagCGTGTTGAGGAAGGCGAAGAAGATCGCCATGGCCAAGAAGGCGGTTGCCAAGTATGGATCCGACCCGGATTTCCGATTCTTGCACGAGAGGGTTTCGGATCTTTTCGCCGAGTTGTTGAAGGCCGATATGGAGAATTTGAAGTCGAATCAGAGCAACAAGATCAGCCTCGCGGCCAAGTGGTGCCCTTCGATTGACTCTTCGTTCGATCGAGCCACTCTAATCTGCGAGAGCATTGCGAGAAAGGTGTTCCCGCGCGAATCGTACAAGGAATACGAAGGCATGGAGGAAACCCATTACGCTTACAGAGTGAGAGATCGGCTGAGGAAAGAGGTTCTGGTGCCTCTGAGGAAGGTGCTGGAGTTGCCGGAGGTTTATATGGGAGCGAAGCAGTGGGGTTCGCTTCCGTACAACAGAGTGGCGTCAGTGGCCATGAAGAATTACAAAAGGTTCTTCCTAAAGCACGACAAGGAGAGGTTCAAGAAGTACTTGGAGGACGTGAAGGCCGGCAAGGCGAAGATGGCGGCCGGTGCTCTGCTTCCCCATGAGATTATTGGGTCTGTGGAGGAAGGTGACGTCGGGGAAGTGGCTGAGCTTCAATGGAAGAGAATGGTGGAGGACATGTTGAAGTTGGGGAAGATGAAGAACTGCTTGGCCGTGTGTGACGTGTCCGGTAGCATGTGTGGGACCCCCATGGAGGTGGCGATAGCGTTGGGGCTGTTGGTGTCTGAGCTGAGTGAGGACCCGTGGAAGGGGCTGGTGATCACATTCAGTAGGAATCCTCAGCTGCATTTGGTGAAAGGGGATGATCTGAAGACCAAGTGCCAGTTTGTGAGGGATATGGAGTTCGATATGAACACTGATTTTCAGAAGGTGTTTGATTTGCTGCTGAGGGTTGCGGTGAAGGGGAATTTGAAGCCGGAGAATATGATCAAGAGGGTGTTTGTGTTCAGCGACATGGAGTTTGATGAGGCTTCGGCCAACAGCTGGGAGACTGATTATGACGTGATACAGAAGAAGTTTAGGGAGCATGGTTATGGGAATGCGATCCCACAGCTGGTGTTTTGGAATCTGAGGGACTCGAGGTCTACACCGGTGCCCGGGAATCAGCCCGGGGTGGCTCTGTTGAGTGGCTTCTCTAAGAACTTGCTGAAGCTCTTCATGGACAAC AATGGGGAAATCCGACCAGATGAATTCATGGAATTAGCCATCTCTGAGAAGATATCAGAAGCTGTTGTGCATGATGATTTATCAACCGATGAGTTTAGTTGGAGTTTTGTATGTTAA